The following coding sequences lie in one Chitinivibrionales bacterium genomic window:
- a CDS encoding flavodoxin domain-containing protein translates to MADRALVAYASRTGSTNGIANAIAKTLCVKGISADVSIVNHGLDLSRYSTVVVGSPVRAGFLMREARAFVRKNRAGLAGKTVAYFCVCMTMKEDTPKNRAAAEAYLRPLVRIRAPDMTGVFAGAFDLSKLGGFFGWVMRRDKSGKVKTEDCRDWNKIAAWSESLATMVLSKGGAS, encoded by the coding sequence ATGGCTGACCGCGCACTCGTGGCCTATGCCTCCCGAACCGGATCAACGAACGGCATCGCCAACGCCATCGCCAAAACGCTGTGCGTCAAGGGCATTAGCGCCGATGTTTCCATTGTCAACCATGGCCTTGACCTTTCCCGGTATTCCACAGTGGTCGTGGGAAGCCCGGTGCGGGCCGGGTTCCTCATGCGCGAGGCGCGTGCGTTCGTAAGGAAGAACCGCGCCGGCCTTGCCGGAAAAACCGTCGCCTATTTCTGCGTCTGCATGACTATGAAGGAAGACACGCCGAAAAACCGCGCGGCCGCCGAGGCGTATCTCAGGCCGCTGGTCAGGATAAGGGCGCCGGACATGACCGGCGTTTTCGCTGGCGCGTTCGACTTATCGAAGCTGGGAGGTTTTTTCGGCTGGGTCATGCGCAGGGACAAGTCGGGCAAGGTCAAAACCGAGGACTGCCGCGACTGGAACAAGATAGCGGCGTGGTCGGAAAGCCTGGCGACCATGGTCTTATCCAAGGGCGGGGCTTCGTAG
- a CDS encoding serine/threonine-protein kinase: MDSLVERIGKIPFRLTMQAFSRPSDETLLKRYFELIRATFKRHKPPIVLGEHIGSGGFADVFKATSSYGSVSDFAIKILRGDLLEVKRGKGGAQQEDEMRVKEMKRRFTNESYVQWDLSQSLSDTVAHSVVRVFDFGEFDHENNFRFILMEQMGATLRGFLNDRKQSGESSDALLYKTKLMLTIAEIISNVHTEGIFHRDIKPENILFPRSFSLPRPGDDEWWRRGQTKKIEVKLADFGTVRWVRSYASNFDGVIIGSQFYMSPEQISNPEHLDQRTDIYSFGVVCYELLTGAHPKIVNKDTSNLLLKLAQERPLLRTPPKGFEDLQEIIVKCMGNIRERYQSMEQVVTDLRRFYEKAAG, translated from the coding sequence ATGGACTCACTCGTCGAGCGCATCGGCAAAATCCCCTTTCGGCTCACCATGCAGGCGTTTTCGCGGCCGTCCGACGAGACGTTGCTCAAGCGGTATTTCGAGCTCATCCGCGCCACCTTCAAGAGGCACAAGCCCCCTATCGTATTAGGCGAGCACATCGGCTCGGGCGGGTTCGCCGACGTTTTCAAGGCGACGTCGAGTTACGGCAGCGTGTCTGATTTCGCCATCAAGATCCTGCGCGGCGACCTGCTCGAGGTCAAGCGGGGCAAGGGAGGCGCGCAGCAGGAAGACGAGATGCGCGTCAAGGAAATGAAGCGGCGGTTCACCAACGAATCATACGTGCAGTGGGACCTTTCCCAGAGCCTCTCGGACACGGTGGCGCACAGCGTGGTGCGGGTGTTTGACTTCGGAGAATTCGACCACGAAAACAATTTCAGGTTCATCCTCATGGAACAGATGGGAGCCACGCTCCGCGGGTTCCTTAACGACCGGAAGCAGTCTGGGGAATCGTCCGACGCGCTTTTGTACAAGACGAAGCTCATGCTCACCATTGCGGAAATCATCAGCAACGTGCACACCGAGGGCATTTTCCACCGTGACATCAAACCCGAGAACATTTTGTTTCCCCGCAGCTTTTCCCTGCCGCGGCCCGGCGACGACGAGTGGTGGCGAAGAGGACAGACAAAAAAAATCGAGGTGAAGCTCGCGGATTTCGGCACCGTGCGCTGGGTGAGATCGTACGCGTCGAACTTTGACGGCGTGATCATCGGCTCCCAGTTCTACATGTCGCCTGAGCAGATCAGCAATCCGGAGCACCTCGACCAGCGCACCGACATATACTCCTTCGGCGTGGTGTGCTATGAACTGCTCACCGGCGCGCACCCCAAGATCGTCAACAAAGACACTTCGAACCTGCTGCTCAAGCTCGCGCAGGAGCGGCCCCTGCTCAGAACGCCGCCAAAGGGGTTTGAGGATCTGCAGGAGATCATCGTGAAATGCATGGGAAACATCCGCGAGCGGTACCAGTCCATGGAGCAGGTGGTGACGGATCTGCGGAGGTTTTATGAAAAGGCGGCGGGGTAG